In one window of Thermus aquaticus DNA:
- a CDS encoding metal ABC transporter substrate-binding protein, which yields MKRLAGFLLLLVPALAQVRVAATTPILADLVSAVGGDRVRVATVVPPGADPHTFEPTPALAKALSQTQLLFANGLGLEPFLPKMKTLLPKGAQVVLLAEGRRGLICGEEEDGHAHGPCDPHLWLDPTYALAYAETIAKELTRLDPAGQAQYRANLKRFQEEVKRRDQAFMACNLKGVKVVVQHDAFRYFARRYGLVVVGVLSHGGAQEVGSRTFLALVEKAKKEGVRLVLAEPQFQGKAIRTLAEAIGARVAVLYTDTLDDRVRSYLDLLDHNRKALCP from the coding sequence ATGAAGCGCTTGGCCGGCTTTCTGCTCCTTCTGGTCCCCGCCCTGGCCCAGGTGCGGGTGGCGGCCACCACGCCCATCCTGGCCGACCTGGTGAGCGCGGTGGGCGGGGATCGGGTTCGGGTGGCCACGGTGGTCCCGCCGGGAGCGGACCCCCATACCTTTGAGCCCACCCCCGCCCTGGCCAAGGCCCTCTCCCAAACCCAGCTCCTCTTCGCCAACGGGCTTGGCCTCGAGCCCTTCCTGCCCAAGATGAAAACCCTCCTTCCCAAGGGGGCCCAGGTGGTCCTCCTGGCCGAAGGGCGGAGGGGCCTCATCTGCGGAGAGGAGGAAGACGGCCACGCCCACGGCCCCTGCGACCCCCACCTCTGGCTAGACCCCACCTACGCCCTGGCCTACGCCGAGACCATAGCCAAGGAGCTAACCCGCCTGGACCCGGCCGGCCAGGCCCAGTACCGGGCCAACCTCAAGCGCTTCCAGGAGGAGGTCAAGAGGCGGGACCAGGCCTTCATGGCCTGTAACCTGAAGGGGGTCAAGGTGGTGGTCCAGCACGACGCCTTCCGCTACTTCGCCCGCCGCTACGGCCTGGTGGTGGTGGGCGTCTTAAGCCACGGGGGCGCCCAGGAGGTGGGGAGCCGAACCTTTTTGGCCCTAGTGGAAAAGGCCAAGAAGGAAGGGGTCAGGCTGGTCCTGGCCGAACCCCAATTCCAGGGGAAGGCCATCCGCACCCTGGCCGAGGCCATCGGGGCCAGGGTAGCCGTCCTCTACACCGACACCCTGGACGACAGGGTGAGGAGCTACCTGGACCTCCTGGACCACAACCGGAAGGCCCTTTGCCCATAA
- a CDS encoding ATP-binding protein: MRPVGQMEVLARFQRALLKDLEPTQILRNLLEVATDEGVERAALFLFQPKTRELVGEVASGRGRHYTVSALALPLYQAGPVQEAFFSEGPLKVREEWLLPVVGEEEGFCWSDPERRCVARPRATRATRAMVCPSCPRFAAKGVLSLEGVPGRLVPLLPLLAQLTALALKNGELMAERNQALSRLSRHAEALSQVTALAREVARLLEPEAVLETLARALAERFGFYRVTVALVRGEVLEGYLTVKEGRAYWTEGRSRLRLSLASSPDPLARAARGKVSLLLPKEALPPEVAQDMGPSVAFVPVLAEDRVLGVLAMDYGPAGGPVRDEDLRYVELLAQAAGVAYRNAELFREKKALSLALAAERERLSQILEELPDGVVVLFGERGFANGKAREVLSSGPEVALEDLPAALAPALEGGRLELALGGNAYSVRGRKVGEARILVLHDITERTRMERALREQAAFTQALVDLAQEALKERDLKALGRAIVERLRASFAADEGLLLSEEGGRTEVLFATCALPQDLPRPNLLERALDQEAPLGMEALKPEDCALAGALGLKGALVVPFRAGSFRGALLLGYRRERRFSERLLARLGQVGTLLALILEKARFLALLEAEEAKLKALLEHSQDVVYVLDREGLVRFVSQSVRHILGYDPEGYKRAPIRALEFVHPEDRPRAEALFQELLAQPGVVRVAEFKVLHADGTPIPVSAWGQNLLHEPRVGGVVVTLRDLRPHLEAERVKGEFIAAVSHELRTPLAVIMGLAELLREEALPPSAKESVEFILESAFRLKTMVDNLLDTSRLEAGRFEVAKRPVNLRPLLLELAKSFSGVARLSGVEFLVDVGELPLLEADPDRMVQVVGNLLSNAFKFTPPGGRVSLRAYATEEALALEVADTGPGIPKEDLPKLFQRFGRAENARARGVSGTGLGLYISKHIVEAHGGRIEVESEEGKGSLFRVILPLYGQDSPG; the protein is encoded by the coding sequence ATGCGGCCTGTAGGGCAGATGGAGGTCCTGGCCCGGTTTCAGCGGGCCCTCCTCAAGGACCTCGAGCCCACCCAGATCCTCAGGAACCTCCTGGAGGTGGCCACGGACGAGGGGGTGGAGCGGGCGGCCCTCTTCCTCTTCCAGCCGAAGACCCGGGAGCTGGTGGGGGAGGTGGCCTCGGGTCGGGGTCGGCACTACACGGTCTCCGCCCTCGCCCTGCCCCTTTACCAGGCGGGGCCGGTCCAGGAGGCCTTCTTCAGCGAGGGACCCCTTAAGGTCAGGGAGGAGTGGCTCCTCCCCGTGGTGGGGGAGGAGGAGGGCTTCTGTTGGTCCGATCCCGAGAGGCGGTGCGTGGCGAGGCCCCGGGCTACCCGGGCCACCCGGGCCATGGTCTGCCCTTCCTGCCCCCGCTTCGCCGCCAAGGGGGTGCTGAGCCTGGAAGGCGTTCCGGGAAGGCTCGTCCCCCTTCTCCCCCTCCTGGCCCAGCTCACCGCCTTGGCCCTAAAAAACGGCGAGCTCATGGCCGAGCGCAACCAGGCCCTAAGCCGTCTTTCCCGGCACGCCGAGGCCCTTTCCCAGGTGACGGCCTTGGCCCGGGAGGTGGCGCGGCTTCTGGAGCCTGAGGCCGTTCTGGAGACCCTGGCCCGGGCCCTTGCGGAGCGTTTCGGCTTTTACCGGGTCACCGTGGCCCTGGTGCGGGGTGAGGTCTTGGAGGGGTACCTGACGGTGAAGGAGGGGAGGGCCTACTGGACGGAGGGGCGAAGCCGCCTTCGCCTAAGCCTCGCCTCCTCCCCCGATCCCCTGGCCCGGGCGGCCCGGGGGAAGGTGAGCCTTCTCCTCCCCAAGGAGGCCCTGCCCCCCGAGGTGGCCCAGGACATGGGGCCCAGCGTGGCCTTCGTCCCCGTTCTCGCCGAGGACCGGGTTCTGGGGGTCCTGGCCATGGACTACGGTCCCGCTGGCGGCCCGGTGCGGGATGAGGACCTCCGCTACGTGGAGCTTCTGGCCCAGGCGGCGGGGGTGGCCTACCGCAACGCCGAGCTTTTTCGGGAGAAAAAGGCCCTCTCCCTGGCCTTGGCCGCCGAACGGGAGCGGCTTTCCCAGATTCTGGAGGAGCTTCCGGACGGCGTGGTGGTCCTCTTCGGCGAGCGGGGTTTCGCCAACGGAAAGGCCCGGGAGGTCCTCTCGTCGGGGCCCGAGGTGGCCCTAGAGGACCTGCCCGCCGCGCTGGCCCCGGCCCTCGAGGGGGGCCGCCTGGAGCTCGCCCTGGGGGGGAACGCCTACAGCGTCCGGGGCCGAAAGGTGGGAGAGGCCAGGATCCTGGTCCTCCACGACATCACCGAGAGGACCCGGATGGAGAGGGCCCTTAGGGAGCAGGCCGCCTTCACCCAGGCCCTGGTGGACCTGGCCCAGGAGGCCCTCAAAGAGCGGGACCTGAAGGCCCTGGGCCGGGCCATCGTGGAGCGCCTCAGGGCCTCCTTCGCCGCCGACGAGGGGCTCCTCCTTTCCGAGGAGGGCGGGCGGACGGAGGTCCTCTTCGCCACCTGCGCCCTGCCCCAAGACCTCCCCCGGCCCAACCTGCTGGAGCGGGCCCTGGACCAGGAGGCCCCTTTGGGGATGGAGGCCCTGAAGCCGGAGGACTGCGCCCTCGCCGGGGCCCTGGGCCTGAAAGGCGCCCTGGTGGTCCCCTTCCGGGCGGGGAGCTTCCGGGGGGCCCTGCTCTTGGGCTACCGCAGGGAGAGGCGTTTTTCCGAGAGGCTTCTCGCCCGGCTGGGCCAGGTGGGTACCCTCCTCGCCCTCATCCTGGAAAAGGCCCGCTTTTTGGCCCTTCTGGAGGCCGAGGAGGCTAAGCTCAAGGCCCTCCTTGAGCACTCCCAGGACGTGGTCTACGTTTTGGACCGGGAGGGCCTGGTCCGCTTCGTCTCCCAAAGCGTGCGCCACATCCTGGGCTACGATCCCGAGGGGTACAAGAGGGCCCCCATCCGGGCCCTGGAGTTCGTCCACCCCGAGGACCGGCCCAGGGCTGAGGCCCTCTTCCAGGAGCTTCTGGCCCAGCCCGGGGTGGTGCGGGTGGCGGAGTTCAAGGTGCTCCACGCCGACGGCACCCCTATCCCCGTGAGCGCCTGGGGCCAGAACCTCCTGCACGAGCCCCGGGTGGGCGGGGTGGTGGTCACCTTGCGGGACCTGAGGCCCCACCTGGAGGCGGAGAGGGTGAAGGGGGAGTTCATCGCCGCCGTGAGCCACGAGCTCAGGACCCCCCTGGCGGTCATCATGGGCCTGGCGGAGCTCCTAAGGGAGGAGGCGCTTCCCCCTTCCGCCAAGGAATCCGTGGAGTTTATCCTGGAAAGCGCCTTTCGCCTCAAGACCATGGTGGACAACCTGCTGGACACGAGCCGCCTCGAGGCGGGCCGCTTTGAGGTGGCCAAGCGCCCGGTGAACCTTCGGCCTCTCCTTCTGGAGCTCGCCAAGAGCTTCAGCGGGGTGGCCCGGCTTTCCGGGGTGGAGTTTTTGGTGGACGTGGGGGAGCTTCCCCTCCTTGAGGCCGACCCCGACCGGATGGTGCAGGTGGTGGGCAACCTCCTCTCCAACGCCTTCAAGTTCACGCCTCCCGGGGGCCGGGTGAGCCTGAGGGCCTACGCCACGGAGGAAGCCCTGGCCTTGGAGGTGGCCGACACCGGGCCTGGCATCCCGAAGGAGGATCTTCCCAAACTCTTCCAGCGCTTTGGCCGGGCGGAGAACGCCCGGGCCCGAGGGGTTTCCGGCACCGGGCTTGGCCTCTACATCTCCAAGCACATCGTGGAGGCCCACGGGGGGCGGATAGAGGTAGAGAGCGAGGAGGGCAAGGGAAGCCTCTTCCGGGTTATCCTACCCCTATATGGCCAGGATTCTCCTGGTTGA
- the galK gene encoding galactokinase, protein MGFKEIFGALPEASAQAPGRVNLLGEHTDYQEGYVLPTPLPYFTQVEVGRAQGRVEAYSETLGELRARPLASPPQGDFLDYLLGVVWALREAGYEVPGARFYVRSQVPLGAGLSSSAALEVAALRALRALYRLPLSDKDLALLGQKAEVAYVGVRCGIMDQMAASLGQPGKVLFLDTRTLAYENLPLPPGTRVVVLDLGLGRRLAEAGYNQRRAEAEEAARQLGVRALRDVADLCLVESLPFPLDKRARHIVSENLRVLRGVEALRRGDGRAFGELMTQSHRSLSQDYEVSLPELDELVDEALKAGALGAKLTGAGFGGAVVALVEETRQQAFQEALRARFPTLRFL, encoded by the coding sequence ATGGGCTTCAAGGAGATCTTCGGCGCCCTCCCCGAGGCCAGCGCCCAGGCCCCGGGGCGGGTGAACCTTTTGGGCGAGCACACCGACTACCAGGAAGGCTACGTCCTCCCCACCCCCCTCCCCTACTTCACCCAGGTGGAGGTGGGCCGGGCCCAGGGCCGGGTGGAGGCCTACAGCGAAACCCTGGGGGAGCTCAGGGCAAGGCCCCTCGCAAGCCCGCCCCAAGGGGACTTCCTGGACTACCTCCTGGGGGTCGTCTGGGCCCTCCGGGAGGCGGGCTACGAGGTCCCCGGGGCCCGGTTTTACGTGCGCAGCCAGGTACCCCTGGGAGCCGGGCTTTCCAGCTCGGCGGCCTTGGAGGTGGCCGCCCTGAGGGCCCTCAGGGCCCTCTACCGCCTCCCCCTAAGCGACAAGGACCTGGCCCTTCTGGGCCAGAAAGCCGAGGTGGCCTACGTGGGGGTGCGGTGCGGCATCATGGACCAGATGGCGGCCAGCCTGGGCCAACCGGGCAAAGTCCTCTTCCTGGACACCCGCACCCTGGCCTACGAGAACCTGCCCCTCCCCCCGGGAACCCGGGTGGTGGTGCTGGACCTGGGTCTTGGCCGCCGCCTGGCCGAGGCCGGGTACAACCAGCGAAGGGCGGAGGCCGAGGAGGCGGCGAGGCAGCTTGGGGTGCGGGCCCTGCGGGACGTGGCCGACCTCTGCTTGGTGGAAAGCCTCCCCTTCCCCCTGGACAAGCGGGCCCGCCATATCGTGAGCGAGAACCTCAGGGTGCTAAGGGGCGTGGAGGCCCTGAGGCGGGGGGACGGCCGGGCCTTCGGCGAGCTCATGACCCAAAGCCACCGCTCCCTCTCCCAAGACTACGAGGTGAGCCTCCCCGAGCTGGACGAGCTGGTGGACGAGGCCCTAAAGGCCGGGGCCCTGGGGGCCAAGCTCACGGGGGCGGGGTTTGGCGGGGCGGTGGTGGCCCTGGTGGAGGAAACCCGCCAGCAGGCCTTCCAGGAGGCCCTTCGCGCCCGCTTCCCCACCCTGCGCTTTCTCTAA
- a CDS encoding TRAP transporter substrate-binding protein: MRRRSFLQKVGVGLAGSLLFTARAQAAPQVRWRLVSSYPKSLDTLYGGAEDLARRVFELTGGRFQIRPYQAGEIVPGGQVLDAVQAGTVEAGHTYGPFYIGKNPALAFDGGVPFGMTYRQHNAWMRYGGGLELLRGVYADFGLIQFPGGNTGAQMGGWFRKEIRALSDLRGLRMRIPGLGGLVMGRLGVVPQTLAAGDIYPALERGSIDATEFSGPYDDEKLGFYKVAKYYYYPSFWEPSAQLSFLVSLKEWQRLPKEFQEAFEVAAAEVNLTMMAKYDAQNPPALRRLLGAGVKLRRWPLEIMRKALEEAQALYEEQAAKDATYKKVYTAYWAFRQEQYRWFAVAELGYETFAFPAL, translated from the coding sequence ATGCGGAGGCGGAGCTTTCTCCAGAAGGTAGGCGTGGGCCTGGCGGGAAGCCTCCTCTTCACGGCCCGCGCCCAGGCTGCGCCCCAGGTGCGCTGGCGCCTGGTCTCCAGCTACCCCAAGAGCCTGGACACCCTCTATGGCGGGGCCGAGGACCTGGCCCGGAGGGTCTTTGAGCTCACGGGGGGGCGGTTCCAGATCCGCCCCTACCAGGCGGGGGAGATCGTTCCCGGGGGCCAGGTGCTGGACGCCGTCCAGGCGGGCACCGTGGAGGCGGGGCACACCTACGGGCCCTTTTACATTGGCAAGAACCCCGCTTTAGCCTTTGACGGGGGCGTGCCCTTCGGCATGACCTACCGCCAGCACAACGCCTGGATGCGGTACGGCGGGGGCCTGGAGCTCCTTAGGGGGGTCTACGCCGACTTCGGCCTGATCCAGTTTCCCGGGGGCAACACCGGGGCCCAGATGGGGGGCTGGTTCCGCAAGGAGATCAGGGCCCTCTCCGACCTGAGGGGCCTTAGGATGCGGATCCCTGGCCTTGGGGGCCTGGTCATGGGGCGGCTTGGGGTGGTGCCCCAGACCCTGGCGGCGGGGGACATCTACCCGGCCCTGGAGCGGGGCTCCATAGACGCCACCGAGTTCAGCGGCCCCTACGACGACGAGAAGCTGGGCTTCTACAAGGTGGCCAAATACTACTACTACCCCTCCTTCTGGGAGCCCTCGGCCCAGCTTTCCTTCCTGGTGAGCCTGAAGGAGTGGCAGAGGCTTCCCAAGGAGTTCCAGGAGGCCTTTGAGGTGGCGGCGGCCGAGGTCAACCTGACCATGATGGCCAAGTACGACGCCCAGAACCCGCCGGCCCTAAGGCGCCTCCTAGGGGCGGGAGTGAAGCTCAGGAGGTGGCCCCTGGAGATCATGAGGAAGGCCCTGGAGGAGGCCCAGGCCCTCTACGAGGAGCAGGCGGCCAAGGACGCCACCTACAAAAAGGTCTACACCGCCTACTGGGCCTTCCGTCAGGAGCAGTACCGCTGGTTCGCCGTGGCCGAGCTGGGCTACGAGACCTTCGCCTTCCCCGCCCTCTAG
- a CDS encoding aminotransferase class III-fold pyridoxal phosphate-dependent enzyme, protein MDLRALHKRHVLTPWVAQRPLDPPLVVRGEGVWLWDAEGRRYLDLSAGLVAVNLGHGHPRLSRAIAEQAATLAYAAPSLFHDKRALLAKALSDLAPWPEGARVFFTPSGAEANEDALKFVRHLTGRSKVLAAYRSFHGATHGAAALTGENRRWPAEPAIPGVVHFFAPYPYRSPFYTEDPKEEAKRALEHLERVLLHEDPKRVAAIFLEPVVGSNGVIVYPPGYLEGVREICDRHGILLVFDEVMTGFGRVGAALAAERLGVVPDLITFAKGVTSAYVPLGGVLVREGLARAFDETPLPTGHTYAGHPLAVAAGLAALEAYREEGLFEQARRLEPFFLEALRPLLDHPWVGEVRGLGAFYGVELVRDKGTKEPLSPWHAPFSPPMQALLKALFREGVYVLAKHNVLIVAPPLTIREEEFLEGVERLSRALRRVEVGVG, encoded by the coding sequence ATGGATCTCAGGGCCCTCCACAAGCGGCACGTCCTCACCCCCTGGGTGGCGCAGAGGCCCCTGGACCCGCCCCTGGTGGTGCGGGGGGAGGGGGTGTGGCTTTGGGATGCCGAGGGGAGGCGCTACCTGGACCTCTCGGCGGGCCTGGTGGCGGTGAACCTGGGCCACGGCCACCCCCGCCTGAGCCGGGCCATCGCCGAGCAGGCCGCCACGCTGGCCTACGCCGCCCCAAGCCTCTTCCACGACAAACGGGCCCTCCTGGCCAAGGCCCTCTCCGACCTGGCCCCCTGGCCGGAAGGGGCCCGGGTCTTCTTCACCCCTTCCGGCGCCGAGGCCAACGAGGACGCCCTTAAGTTTGTCCGCCACTTGACGGGCCGCTCCAAGGTCCTCGCCGCCTACCGCTCCTTCCACGGGGCCACCCACGGCGCCGCCGCCCTCACCGGGGAAAACCGCAGGTGGCCCGCCGAGCCCGCCATCCCGGGGGTGGTCCACTTCTTCGCCCCCTACCCCTACCGGAGCCCCTTTTACACCGAGGACCCCAAGGAGGAGGCCAAGAGGGCCCTGGAGCACCTGGAAAGGGTCCTCCTCCACGAGGACCCCAAGCGGGTGGCTGCCATCTTCCTGGAGCCGGTGGTGGGCTCCAACGGGGTGATCGTCTACCCCCCGGGGTACTTGGAGGGGGTGCGGGAGATCTGCGATCGGCACGGGATTCTTTTGGTCTTTGACGAGGTGATGACGGGCTTCGGCCGGGTGGGGGCGGCCTTGGCCGCCGAGCGCTTGGGGGTGGTGCCTGACCTCATCACCTTCGCCAAGGGGGTGACCTCGGCCTATGTGCCCCTGGGCGGGGTCCTGGTGCGGGAGGGGCTGGCCCGGGCCTTTGACGAGACCCCCCTGCCCACGGGGCACACCTACGCCGGACACCCCCTGGCGGTGGCGGCGGGCCTGGCGGCCCTCGAGGCCTACCGGGAGGAGGGGCTCTTTGAGCAGGCGAGGCGGCTTGAGCCCTTCTTCCTGGAGGCCCTGAGGCCCCTTCTGGACCACCCCTGGGTGGGGGAGGTAAGGGGGCTTGGGGCCTTCTATGGGGTGGAGCTGGTGCGGGACAAGGGGACCAAGGAGCCCCTCTCCCCCTGGCACGCCCCCTTCAGCCCGCCCATGCAGGCTCTCCTGAAGGCCCTCTTCCGGGAAGGGGTCTACGTCCTGGCCAAGCACAACGTCCTGATCGTGGCCCCGCCCCTCACCATCCGGGAGGAGGAGTTCCTGGAGGGGGTGGAACGGCTTTCCCGCGCCCTCAGGCGGGTGGAGGTGGGGGTCGGCTAA
- a CDS encoding response regulator transcription factor gives MARILLVEDEPLVAHMVRRMLERAGHQVDWAPSGEAALEKLGQAYDLVVCDLVMPGVSGLEVIRQVRAQGSTPVLALSASVSAKSQSEAMAAGAQAFLGKPFEGQALLALVERLLAGA, from the coding sequence ATGGCCAGGATTCTCCTGGTTGAGGACGAGCCCCTGGTGGCCCACATGGTCCGGCGGATGCTGGAACGGGCCGGGCACCAGGTGGACTGGGCGCCTTCGGGCGAGGCGGCCCTGGAAAAGCTGGGGCAAGCCTATGACCTTGTGGTCTGCGACCTGGTCATGCCGGGGGTTTCGGGCCTCGAGGTCATCCGCCAGGTGCGGGCCCAAGGGAGCACCCCGGTCCTGGCCCTCTCGGCCAGCGTCTCCGCCAAAAGCCAGAGCGAGGCCATGGCCGCTGGGGCCCAGGCCTTCTTGGGCAAGCCCTTTGAAGGCCAGGCCCTCCTCGCCCTGGTGGAGCGCCTTCTGGCCGGAGCCTGA
- a CDS encoding ABC-ATPase domain-containing protein, producing the protein MARSYGDLLALLSALEGKPYPFYKDLKGVWRGEGFSLRFVHVQGDPFASPSVLEVRYREGLEGLRVYGSLEGCIALEDFLLRSLKARLRSLPRVGGSGHSGEVYVAVESPKVLKRAGVHLGEELHLRFRLGLPAHGRRILGKEAARLFKALLEHLRGFLQDLDTRALLAHVHQAEDFAYIQKRLPERGLVAFVGDGAILPRESGVSQRPLKGAIPFRSPPSLRVAFRVPHAGEVLGMGLPRGLTLITGGGFHGKTTLLEALVHGVHPHIPGDGREWVVTEAWAQRVQSEDGRSVKGVDLRPFVHDLPLGQDTSFFSTEDASGSTSLAAAILEALELGARTLFLDEDTSATNLLVRDARMQALVKRETLTPLLDRVGDLKALGVSLVLVVGGVGDYLDLADTVVLMEEYLPKEVTEEARAVAQSHPTGRLYGEPRYPLKVPPRAPLPESFDPRRGRRERVKGRGLRELLYGEEVVDLSALDLHENAQVRLLGALFRRLERLADGRTPLKALVERALAVEDLFALEEVPELSATRPLELGAAVNRLRGLVVQKLER; encoded by the coding sequence ATGGCGCGGAGCTACGGCGACCTCCTGGCCCTTCTCTCGGCCCTGGAGGGGAAGCCCTACCCCTTCTACAAGGACCTGAAGGGCGTGTGGCGGGGGGAAGGGTTTTCCTTGCGCTTCGTCCACGTCCAGGGGGACCCCTTCGCTAGCCCCAGCGTCCTGGAGGTGCGCTACCGGGAGGGCCTGGAGGGGCTTCGGGTCTACGGGAGCCTCGAGGGGTGCATCGCCCTGGAGGACTTCCTCCTAAGGAGCCTCAAGGCCCGCCTCCGCTCCCTGCCCAGGGTGGGGGGAAGCGGCCACTCCGGGGAGGTCTACGTGGCCGTGGAAAGCCCCAAGGTCCTGAAGCGGGCCGGGGTCCACCTGGGGGAGGAGCTCCATTTGCGCTTCCGCCTGGGCCTTCCCGCCCATGGCAGGCGCATCCTGGGGAAGGAGGCGGCGAGGCTCTTCAAGGCCCTTTTGGAGCACCTCCGGGGCTTCCTCCAGGACCTGGACACGAGGGCCCTCCTCGCCCACGTCCACCAGGCGGAGGACTTCGCCTATATCCAGAAGCGCCTTCCCGAGCGGGGCCTGGTGGCCTTCGTGGGGGATGGGGCCATCCTCCCCCGGGAAAGCGGGGTGAGCCAAAGGCCCCTTAAGGGGGCCATCCCCTTCAGAAGCCCCCCCTCCCTCAGGGTGGCCTTCCGAGTGCCCCACGCCGGGGAGGTCTTGGGCATGGGGCTTCCCCGGGGCCTCACCCTCATCACCGGGGGCGGGTTCCACGGCAAGACCACCCTTTTGGAGGCCCTGGTCCACGGGGTCCACCCCCACATCCCCGGGGACGGCCGGGAGTGGGTGGTGACCGAGGCCTGGGCCCAGCGGGTCCAGTCCGAGGACGGGCGGAGCGTGAAGGGGGTGGACCTGAGGCCCTTCGTTCACGACCTTCCCCTGGGCCAGGACACCAGCTTCTTCTCCACCGAGGACGCCTCGGGCTCCACCAGCCTGGCGGCGGCCATCCTCGAGGCCCTGGAGCTCGGGGCCCGGACCCTCTTCCTGGACGAGGACACCTCGGCCACCAACCTCCTGGTTCGGGACGCCCGCATGCAGGCCTTGGTGAAGCGGGAGACCCTTACCCCCCTTCTGGACCGGGTGGGGGACCTGAAGGCCCTGGGCGTGAGCCTGGTCCTGGTGGTGGGGGGCGTGGGCGACTACCTGGACCTGGCCGACACCGTGGTCCTGATGGAGGAGTACTTGCCCAAGGAGGTGACGGAAGAGGCCCGGGCCGTGGCCCAGAGCCACCCCACGGGCCGCCTTTACGGCGAGCCCCGCTACCCCTTAAAGGTGCCTCCCCGGGCTCCCTTGCCGGAGAGCTTTGACCCCAGGCGGGGCAGGCGGGAGAGGGTCAAGGGCCGGGGCTTGAGGGAGCTCCTCTACGGGGAGGAGGTGGTGGACCTCTCGGCCTTGGACCTCCACGAGAACGCCCAGGTGCGCCTCCTCGGGGCCCTTTTCCGCCGCCTGGAGCGCCTGGCCGACGGCAGGACGCCCCTCAAGGCCCTGGTGGAAAGGGCCTTGGCGGTGGAGGACCTCTTCGCCCTGGAGGAGGTCCCGGAGCTTTCCGCCACGCGCCCTTTGGAGCTTGGGGCGGCGGTGAACCGGCTCAGGGGGCTTGTGGTGCAAAAGCTGGAGAGGTGA